The Aphelocoma coerulescens isolate FSJ_1873_10779 chromosome 2, UR_Acoe_1.0, whole genome shotgun sequence genome contains a region encoding:
- the USP14 gene encoding ubiquitin carboxyl-terminal hydrolase 14 produces MPLFSVNVKWGKEKFDGVELNTDEPPMVFKAQLFALTGVQPARQKVMVKGGTLKDDDWGNLKIKNGMTLLMMGSADALPEEPIARPVFVEDMTEEQLASAMELPCGLTNLGNTCYMNATVQCIRSVPEVKEALKRYGGALRASGEMASAQYITAALRDLFDSMDKTSSSIPPIILLQFLHMAFPQFAEKGDQGQYLQQDANECWVQMMRVLQQKLEGIEGDTVMETDSGATAASSKKKSLIDQFFSIEFETAMKCTEAEEEEVTKGKENLLQLSCFINQEVKYLFTGLKLRLQEEITKLSPTLQRNALYIKSSKISRLPAYLTIQMVRFFYKEKESVNAKVLKDVKFPLMLDVYELCTPDLQEKMVSYRSKFKDLEDKKVNQQPKNSSKSDGAQKEVKYEPFSFPDDIGSNNCGYYDLQAVLTHQGRSSSSGHYVSWVKRKQDEWIKFDDDKVSIVTPEDILRLSGGGDWHIAYVLLYGPRRIEVVEEEAEQ; encoded by the exons ATGCCGCTCTTCTCAG TTAATgtgaaatggggaaaagagaaattcGATGGTGTGGAGCTGAACACTGACGAACCTCCAATGGTCTTCAAAGCCCAGTTATTTGCACTGACTGGAGTTCAGCCAGCTAGACAGAAGGTTATGGTTAAAGGAGGAACTCTGAAG gATGATGACTGGGGGAACCTAAAAATTAAGAAT GGGATGACCTTACTAATGATGGGCTCCGCAGACGCGCTTCCAGAAGAGCCGATCGCTCGACCTGTCTTCGTGGAGGACATGACAGAGGAGCAGTTGGCCTCTGCT ATGGAATTGCCATGTGGATTGACAAACCTTGGCAACACTTGCTACATGAATGCTACGGTTCAGTGTATCCGCTCAGTGCCAGAAGTGAAAGAGGCCCTTAAAAG gTATGGTGGTGCCTTAAGAGCTTCAGGAGAAATGGCCTCTGCTCAATACATTACTGCAG CTCTTAGAGACTTGTTTGATTCCATGGATAAAACTTCCTCCAGTATCCCACCTATCATTCTCCTGCAGTTTTTACATATGGCCTTCCCACAGTTTGCAGAGAAAGGTGACCAAGGCCAGTACCTTCAACAG GATGCCAATGAGTGCTGGGTGCAGATGATGAGGGTACTACAGCAGAAGCTGGAAGGCATAGAAGGTGATACAGTTATGGAG ACAGACTCTGGAGCTACAGCAGCATCCTCTAAAAAGAAGAGTTTAATCGATCAATTCTTCAGCATTGAATTTGAAACAGC CATGAAATGTACAGAAGCCGAAGAAGAAGAAGTAACTAAAGGAAAGGAGAATCTTCTTCAGCTTAGCTGCTTTATCAATCAAGAAGTGAAATACCTGTTTACAGGACTAAAATTG CGTCTTCAGGAGGAAATCACCAAACTCTCTCCAACACTGCAGAGAAATGCACTCTATATCAAATCT TCCAAAATCAGTCGCTTGCCTGCATACCTGACTATTCAGATGGTTAGATTTTTTTACAAAGAGAAAGAATCGGTGAATGCAAAAGTTCTTAAG GATGTCAAATTTCCTCTTATGTTGGATGTGTACGAGCTGTGTACGCCAGACCTGCAGGAAAAAATGGTTTCTTATCGATCAAAATTCAAAGATCTAGAAGACAAAAAAGTAAATCAACAGCCAAAGAAC TCTAGTAAAAGTGATGGTGCACAGAAAGAAGTTAAATATGaaccattttcttttcctgatg ATATTGGTTCCAACAATTGTGGCTATTACGACCTGCAGGCAGTGCTAACTCATCAGGGCAGATCAAGTTCCTCTGGGCATTATGTGTCTTGGGTTAAAAGGAAacaag ATGAATGGATTAAATTCGATGATGACAAAGTCAGCATTGTTACACCTGAAGACATTCTGAGGTTATCTGGGGGTGGAGACTGGCATATAGCTTATGTTCTACTCTATGGGCCTCGCAGAATTGAAGTGGTTGAAGAAGAAGCTGAACAATAG